From a single Rosa rugosa chromosome 7, drRosRugo1.1, whole genome shotgun sequence genomic region:
- the LOC133722055 gene encoding transcription factor MYB1-like — translation MDRACNNNLGVRKGAWTREEDDLLRHCMKTHGEEKWHQVPSKAGLNRCRKSCRLRWLNYLKPNIKRGGFTEDETDLIFRLHKLLGNRWSLIAGRLPGRTGNDVKNYWNSRLRLDSRIKNHKSPESIKTTIIRPRPRTFSKSLYPLNKRATILKPFQFEENFGRSTQASPTSENEIDSPKIILDDMDSSTVERSTSDSCRLGFEEDLFTNFWVEDMAESSRTCFSLTEGEVSNVDFCFNMELWNHPKEEEKT, via the exons ATGGATCGGGCTTGTAACAACAACTTGGGTGTGAGAAAAGGTGCTTGGACTAGAGAGGAAGATGATCTTCTCAGGCATTGCATGAAGACTCATGGAGAAGAAAAGTGGCACCAGGTTCCTTCCAAAGCAG GTTTGAACAGATGCAGGAAGAGCTGCAGACTAAGGTGGCTCAACTATCTGAAGCCAAACATCAAAAGAGGTGGCTTTACGGAGGATGAAACTGATCTAATATTTAGGCTTCACAAGCTTTTGGGAAACAG GTGGTCATTAATTGCTGGAAGACTTCCCGGACGAACTGGAAACGATGTGAAAAATTACTGGAACTCCCGACTACGGCTAGATTCTCGAATTAAAAATCATAAATCTCCAGAATCTATAAAGACCACAATAATAAGGCCTCGACCACGAACCTTCTCCAAAAGTTTGTATCCTTTGAACAAGAGAGCTACAATTTTAAAACCTTTTCAATTTGAAGAGAATTTTGGCCGCTCAACACAAGCATCACCAACTTCAGAGAATGAAATTGACTCACCGAAAATCATTTTAGATGACATGGATAGTAGTACTGTTGAAAGAAGCACAAGTGATTCTTGTCGTCTGGGGTTCGAGGAAGACCTCTTCACAAATTTTTGGGTTGAAGATATGGCAGAATCATCAAGAACATGTTTCTCACTTACTGAAGGAGAAGTAAGTAACGTAGACTTCTGTTTCAATATGGAACTCTGGAAtcatccaaaagaagaagagaaaacatGA